The uncultured Subdoligranulum sp. genomic sequence GAAACTCGACCGCACCGGCCTGCTGATGGCAACCCTAATCTAAAATGCCCGGCGTTACCAAAGAACAGGTCGCCGCCGCACGGAGGATGACGGCCATTGAGTTTTTGCGCCGCTACCGAGCCGGTGATTTGGTCAAGAGCAGCGCGCATGGTGAGTTTGAACTGAAAAGCCATGACAGCTTCAAGATCAACGGTGAAAGCAGCCTCTGGCACTGGAAAAGCCGGGGTATCGGCGGCAAATCGGCGCTGGATTATCTGCTCCATGTGGAGGGGTGTTCCTTTGTAGAAGCGGTACGTCTGCTCTGTGACGAGCAGCCGGTATTTACACCGCAAAACCATCTGGAAGTGGAACACCGGCGCCCGCCGTTTGAACTGCCGCCAAAATCTCCGACCGCCACGCGGGTGGAAGCCTACCTGCGCTGCCGGGGCATCTCACAGGCTGTGATCGACCACTGTCTGCAAGCCGGCATTCTGTATGAGAGCCTGCCCTACCACAACTGTGTGTTTGTGGGCCGGGATGCGGACGGTGTGCCGAAGTATGCCGCGCTGCGCGGCACCTACACCTACGGTAAACAATTCAAAGCAGAATCCACCGGCAGTGACAAACGGTTTGGGTTTTGTATCGAACCTGCGCAGGAAAGCGGAACGGTGGCTGTGTTTGAAGCGGCCATCGACGCCATGGCCGAGATGACGTTGGCCGGGGATGCGGCGGACAAATACCGGCTGTCTTTGGGCGGTATCTACGCGCCGGAAGATGGCAAACCCATCCACCCGCCCGCTGCTCTGGAAGAATTTTTGCGCCGCCACCCGCAGGTGAACCGCATCGAGTTCTGCCTGGACA encodes the following:
- a CDS encoding DUF3991 domain-containing protein, producing the protein MTAIEFLRRYRAGDLVKSSAHGEFELKSHDSFKINGESSLWHWKSRGIGGKSALDYLLHVEGCSFVEAVRLLCDEQPVFTPQNHLEVEHRRPPFELPPKSPTATRVEAYLRCRGISQAVIDHCLQAGILYESLPYHNCVFVGRDADGVPKYAALRGTYTYGKQFKAESTGSDKRFGFCIEPAQESGTVAVFEAAIDAMAEMTLAGDAADKYRLSLGGIYAPEDGKPIHPPAALEEFLRRHPQVNRIEFCLDNDLPGRAAAAALARLYGERYRVAVRLPPIGGFDYADLAQAALEYRTKGKVKSCARKQNKYNAR